aatttttagTCTTAGAATATATGGACCGACCTGATGAATAATGTAAACAGGATAAGAGAGTCTCATTACCTTTGCAAATTTCCCACTGAACACTGAAACAGAAACTTTCCAGAAGGCAGGTACATGATGGATAACAACAGCAGTCAATCTACGTATGTATTTTCCTCTAAAAGCATCACCTTGTTCACCGGTCATCACTAACAGTTCCGAATCAATGTCTGACTGACaatcatttataacatttaatgaGGATCATTAATAAGTAGTCAAATTGATAACCACAACAGATTTCTTATTACAGACAGTAATGCTTACGGAATGGTTCAGATCTTGCTGAATTTGCCTCCATTTTGCATCATATGAAGCTTTGGCTCTCATCTCATTCTGTAAATTCTCCATCCTAGCTTCATGATCTGAAGAACATTTCTCAAGCAAGCCTCGAATTCTGTGATTCTGAAAAATAGCATAATTACATCCAACACTTTTTCCTATGGTAGATAAGTCAGATTCAAATGTCATTCATAAAGCTAGAAATCATTTGCCACATCCATAAAGGGAGACACTATCTTAAAGGGGGAGACACTATCTGAGGGGTCCAAACCAAACACCTTCCAGCAAAGGGTATTGGATCTTGTGGGGGCAGAGCGCCCCCACACCCCTCTAATCCACCTAAGCATAATGTTAATATGTAATTAAAAGGATGATATTGGATTTGGATGCTTCACCTGTATATTTAAGTAGTGCCATACAGGATCTGATTCAGGTTCCAACTCCAACAAGAGCCTCACTATATTTTCAAGCTACAAGAAGCATTAAGTAATCACACATAAGTAAAAAGTGAAGTTTGAAATCTCAAAAATTTTTGATAACTAAAATATGAGTAGAATTGTCAGCATTTAAAAGGTTGAACCCAACGCCAAGGTATGTAGAGTCAAGCCAAATGGAGATGAAGACTGTGACTGAATCAATTTTATAAGAACAATGATAATAGCAAAGTGTTTGGTGAATACTGAGATCTGACTCACCTTAACACAAGCaggacaacaacaacaataacaacaaaccCAGTGTGATCCCACAAGTGAGGAACACAAGCAAGACAACGATACAGAATTACTAAATCTTTTATCAGGTATAAGTGGAATATGCTACAATTTTTATTGGCATGCCCCGTGTACTGCAAAGATAGATTTATAGTCCAGTAAGTATTTTCCTCTATCTAGTACCGCATGCCCTACAATATTAGCAGATAATCAGAAGTGTTTTACATCTAAAACACACTCTTGGCTGAGAAGCAAGATGATACATTTGATTCTGGATGGACATCAAAAACCTTTAGAAGTAACTGATCTAGGATAAAAAGGAAGCCAACTGTCAAAAAGGAACAGTAAACACCACATAATCCGTTGTGATTGCAACCAACTTCATCCAGCATTGTTCTTAAATAATCTCTTCTTGCATAGTTCTTTGAGTAGATATATTTTATCAAGGACACTTTTAAATGGATTCGCATCCAATGTAAAAACAACATACTTATGGGCTCAGAATTGACATTTGATAGATGATATTGGTCCATGTAATGTGCACTAACAAATAAGATAGCAGGTAATAGGTAAAGAAACTGAGTTTAAATTGTTGCATCCTGAACGTTATTAAACTTAAGCAACCTTTCCGTGAGACTGAGGAGTCATCTCTAAGAAGCTCTTGGTGGATTTACAGGACCTATTTCCTCTTCATTCTTCCTCCTTTTGACTTCCTTCTCTGCAAcaattcatgtattttttttaagaactaGTAACGTCATATTATCTCAGCATTAAGGACATGCTGGCAACCTTAAGAAAGAATTACAAACTAGGAGAAAATATTACAAGGAACCTAAAAGATCTAGTATCTGTTCAACTTCATCTATACATTCCTCtttacaccaaaataaaagGGATATAATACAATTCTATTTAACTTTACGAATGGAACTACACCTATCTGCAGAACATCTCTAATTCCTCTCTCCACACTATCCACCATATGCATGTCGGGACTCCTATCCACTATTTCTTTTGGCTCTTGGTCCAACCCCTCCTAATCAAACAGCTCAATAAATCAGCAATATTGTTCTGGCATTGGCCAGTTTGTTTCTGCGGGACTTAGAAATATTGACCGATCTTTGAAGTTAATTTGCAATGCAAAAAACAGGTAGTTGTTAAGTTTCTTCTTCCTCGTTACAAAAAGAACATCTGGAAACTATTTGAGACCCCCTTCTTTTCAGCCTCACCTGTGTTAGACATGCCGTCGTAGCCACCACCCAGGAAAAATATTTAACCTTAGTTGGTGCAACTTTTCCAGATCTGCTCCCATGGTCCTGTTTCCCCACCTGGTCCTCCCTCACCTCTTTTTTATATAATCTGTTCACTGAGAATTTGCCATCGGTAGCATGCCTCAACTGATGGTATCTGAAGTTGGAGAAGTTCCTTTGAAGGTGCTAACATCTTGTAATAGTTGATCTATTCTATCCATCTCGCAATCACTCAAATATCTCCTAAGTTGAATATCACATCCATTTACGGACGGACCAAGTTTCAGCCACTGCAGCCTTAGGCTGTGTTGCTCCTCTCCATAATTGTTGCCGCACCCCTGTTGGATTCacaaaaatgcactacttttggagTATCCAACACGCTCCtgtgacatttttgaagagtccgaacAGCATAGGCCTCAGGGTTAGTGCACAAAAAAAAGAGATCAAGGTGTTCTTCAATGCCGCCTGGCCATTCCATTCATCCATCCAAAAAATAATTCTCTTATCATTTCCACCTTATGAGTAACATTCTTCGAGAGTTTGGTCCAAAGACCCCTTCTTGACCTCCAAACTGAAACTCCGTAAGTACTAGTGACAATATTGCACCATGACCTGCTCTGCCCAAACTTGTTCTGAACAACCTCCTTCCACTGTTTCTCCACAGATACTTCATCACCAAACATTCATTCTGTACCCTCAGATTCTGATACCAAGACCATTTGAGTTCTCGCTAAACTGTTGTCCATCTAACTTAGTGCATACCCTTACCTTCCATGTCCCCAAGCCACATAAAATCCCTTCTCAGTTTGTCTAGCTTCTTGACCACTCTGGAAGGTATTGGAAATAAAGACATAATATACGTTGGTGACAAATCTAGTACTGCATTTATCACTGACAATTTCATATATTCTTTTTTGCAAACAGAATATTTAGAACTTTATATCAAAAGTTACGATTTGTTTGGAAACTAAAGACAGAATATGTTAAGGAGATAAACTCGTCCTAAAATTAATTGTAGGATCAGTTATCCCTTATCCCTCGTCCCAAATGAGCCCTTAGAGAACCAACATCCCACCATTATGTCATGCAGCACTTTCCATATATAGTACCTcccaaaaaaataactaaagttGGTAAAATAACTAAAGGATGACTTACGTTTGTCAGGTCAATATTAGGATCTTCCAGAGACTTGTAAAGCATGCCTTTAAACTCTTGCATAACTTTTTCAACCTCCCCAACGACACGCTTCAAAATTCCCACCTGAATAGGACACAGAAAACAATTTGTGACCAAGACAAAAGCAAAACCTTTGAATAATGatgacaaaaataacaaaaaaaggcAGAATCTATATGCAAAAAAGTAGAAAAACTAAACAAAGAAACTTAAGTAATTATCAGAAAGATAACCTCAAAAGTGTCAAGCATCACAAAAGTTGAGCACACATTTTTACTACTAAATCGAACTGAAGATTTCAAAAGCATGAAACTCGATCAAGTAACGTTTTACCATGTTAATGCCTACCCAAAGAATCTACATTTTAAGGAGCATAAATAATCTGCACTAGTCAGAAATAAGGGAGGCCTTAAAGCATTTCTTTTAAATAAGCATGGAGTCATTAAACAAGGCATTGTTTCATCTACATTGAGGTGAACACAGATGGGTTAAGCAAAGAAAAGACAGTAATTCCTAGCATATCGCATTCACATTTGCCAAAATGTATGTCGTAGGAAGGACCTCGCTAAAACTTACAAGTAACTCTAAAATAGTTCTTGTAGTTAAGATTTTGCTACCCAAATTACTAGAGTTGAACATTGTCAACAGCCATGTACTAGTTTGGAGTATACTACGTTACTGTGACCACAAGGAATCTTCAATTAATTGATTACTAAGACCAGGAAACATAGGATGCCACACGCAGAGAGACGTGTACATGCATAGCTGCAATAAAATTTTGCATATTCTTGTGTAAGTGTACCTGTTTGCAGGATTGAGATCAATTTAAAACAGTTTCAAACAGAAAGCAAATCCTTTACTGCAAGTGTAAAAGTCACAGAATAACTAATTAAATCTTGCATACATGAGAAGGCAGCACAATTGAATTTGCTTTCCTGTACTCCCTGACTGCCAGGTCATATTCACCCTTACTAATGCTTTCACGAATGGCACTGGGTAAGTTAAACAATGTTCGGAACCTCTGAATCGTTCCTTGAACAGATCTTATCTTCTCAGCTTGAGCCTACACGGAAATGTTTCTATTTGTTACATACTAACAACAAAAGAAGAGTAAAAAAATCCACACCTTACAATAATCAACTTCACTAAATGGATCGAACTAAAAAATACAGCATCACGTCCTATCTACCTGTCTTTCAAATAGTGACTCAAAAGCACGGTTAGCAATTGAATTGACTCCTTGCATACAATCATATAAGTTTTTAGTTCCAGAACCTTCAGGGTCTTCCTCAATGCGTCTCAACTTTGATTCAATATCTATAGCAAAAGCATCAAACTCAATTAGATCTTCCGATGATAAATCAAAGTAAGATGAGAACTCCATCCCAAACAAGATGTGAAGCTAACCATCAATCGTAGTTTTGCAAGATACAAAGCAATCAAAATTCTCTTTGACCAATTGTTTTTTCTGCTGCATACGTCCTTTAAGATCAGTCTTCAAAGAAACAGCACCTCCCTTTAAGTCTGCTGCACCAGTATCTTGGTGGATTCGGGATATAAACAATTTTGAGTCAAACTTCTCAGAAAAATAATTCAACCTCTCTGCAAAATTGACACAAGATCTTGTAAACAAAAAATCAGTTGATTAGAATCAAACATAACTCGCCTGAGATTGAGAAGCTATAGAAGGAAATCATATTAAAAAGTGAAAATAGGAAACAAGTAGTCAATCAACAAGATCCTGTAAGTTCTCGGGCTTTAAGCAATGAGAGAGAAACGACATGTATGATTTACAGAAATTACAAAAATCACTTAACATATGAGAATTCAGTATTTATGACATCAAACTTCAATGAAACTATTAATTTAGCATCCAATATACAATAATGCCTACATTAACACAATAGCTCAAATGTAAACATCATTAAGATGTAATTCTAACTAGGCCACTGAGATATAACTCCAGCCCTTAGTTTTCAATAGTCACCCTTTAAAAGAACTGATTTGCAGTATTTAATTGCAATAGAAAATGTACAAAGGGAACATATAAAAGAAGCGTAGAATCAGAAGTAACAGCAGAAGAAGGCTTGcatgaaagaagaagaagaagaaagagtcATTgtctgaagaagaagaaaaagaggacCAAAGAAGTAAATCAAAAGTGAAGCaacctctctctttctcttcttttttccccCTCATTTGAGCTCAGATCCGAAAGAAATGGTAGATTCTCGCATAGATCACTTGGCACTTCACTATCTGAAGCACATTACTTTTCTCATGAAGTGACAGCCCCTGGCTTCACATTACTCTGTCGCTTTAAGTGACAAAACAATGTCATTTAACAGTGCCTAATACCCCAAAGTAAAACAACAAGACAAACCGTTGCTTGGTTTGTGGGATACTGATGGGATAAGGAGAATAAAAATAGTATGCCTAGAACTTGTACATCACAAATCTTATAATTTTGGTAATGTtcaaattttatacataatCATATCTCATGATCACTACCATCAAACTAAACAATGCATTCAGATTCTTTACTTCTCTAGAATGATATAGACCAATCTTCAATTTCACTGAGGTTGTTCAATACTTCATTAgatttaaaaattgttttttctcTAAATCAATTACAGAATATTTCATCACATTTCAGAAGGGACACTCTGATATTTGTGTTTTAACCTTCAACCTAAGTAATCAAAGCTCATTTCAAGGTTAGGGTAAGATGGGGATTCACATGACTGCAACATCTTAAAAGTCCAGAGCTATCTCTATTAAGAAGCTCCTTCCCACGTACGATCGATAGAAGAAACCTGTTTGGGCTTCCAATATGAAGGCAGGTATtaatttccttctcttttcttttccttttttggtcTGTGGGGGGTGGACCTCTAAGGAATAGCTTCAGCAGTTTCTTCAGTCAAAGTCAAAGCATAGTTCTAGTGCAAGTCCTGCATTTCTGTCCACCGCCAATGATATTCTCAAGAGCTGCACGCATCACCAAGGGATCTCCCCACCAACAAAACTGAGGAAATAGTATAATCAGAAAATCATCCTGCTGTAGTCACCAGTTGTTAGGCATGTCTAGTAATCTAAATGCCTACTTCCTACGCATACAAAGTGCACTACAGAAGCACCCCCAGGCCCCACGCTTTTTTCTCTACCACAAAATGAGGAATGAAATATCTTTGTCTTAATCTGCTTAGGAGCCTAAACATTCACATGCCTTACCATGTGAACTTGAGATCATAATATACGTACAAGCGATACAAAGGGAGCACAGCTACAGGCCTAAAGGATAATTCAATAAAACAAGTTCACTCAACTGAACTAAGAGTAAGTACCCACAGTTGAATCCAGAAGCATCCAATCGCTGTAGGTACATAAAGTGTTATATCATCCACCATACAAAGTGTATtatgaacaatttttttgtcatgCAAATTCATCTCAAAATTTCCATTGCATAGCACATCCAATTTGAGATGTTAATAGAAAGAGGCTGATGATAAGGTACTTTCTGAGGGAATACTAATGAATAAGGGAAGGCAAGGAAGCCTAACACAATGAAGTAATTTGGTGACAGAATTAAGTACCGCGAGTTTTGGGGTCCAAATCGCCTACAGTTGGGGAACTTGATGAATGCTCACTGATCATCCTTAATGTTCTATTGTCAACTATCCTGTAAGTACAAAGAAGTCTCCCATTTAGCACAAGAAATTACCAGTGCACAATATGAAATGCATAAAAAGTAAGATGATAGTAAGTACCCCAATCTTAGAGGATCTATGCATTCCATGCCACGAGGGAAAGACTGCAAACTCTGAAGTGCCTTCTTTGCCAATGCCATCTTCTCCTCCTCAGCCTTGATTTGAGTGGCTGGAATTGCTCTAGCCTCCCTCATGTCCCGAACATGACGTCTTAGCTGAAAAAGTTTTCATCTTTTAAGTTCAGCATGTATCCGAGAATGCTTTAAACACAACTAGCCAAGAAGAAAAATTTCTACACACATTCTGATTTACAATGATAAAGAAGACTATTTATCCACTTCCACATGGAATGTAACTTGAAATTCACATAACGGACCTCACAAAATAAAACCGACTCCTTTAAatgaacaactctcaaatgtaTATCATACAAAGAGTAATCTCTGATTTTGTGTGTTTTGGACTTGCATTTTTTGGgggattttgaaaatatttatcaaatttcacatttaaacagATATTTCTATGGCCAAATGCTAGCTTAACATACCTCATCTTCATCAACGCGTTTCCAGCAATCAGGTTCACCACCTTGCCAGTGTGCATCATCGTCCTTCCCACCTTTCGGAGCCCTTCTTTTCGACGCACCTTTACTTTCCTTCTTAGAGGATCCGTGATCATCATCTCCAGACGAAATGCTGAGAATCTCCAAATCCGAatcatcttcttcctcttccacTCCCTTTCTATGCTTCTGCTGCACTTTTCGATTCGGCGTCGCGTCTA
This portion of the Solanum pennellii chromosome 12, SPENNV200 genome encodes:
- the LOC107005434 gene encoding exocyst complex component SEC5B-like isoform X2, which gives rise to MSSDSDEDELLQMALQEQSTGKKPSEPPPKPKPNSRSGGRRVGSIDATPNRKVQQKHRKGVEEEEDDSDLEILSISSGDDDHGSSKKESKGASKRRAPKGGKDDDAHWQGGEPDCWKRVDEDELRRHVRDMREARAIPATQIKAEEEKMALAKKALQSLQSFPRGMECIDPLRLGIVDNRTLRMISEHSSSSPTVGDLDPKTRERLNYFSEKFDSKLFISRIHQDTGAADLKGGAVSLKTDLKGRMQQKKQLVKENFDCFVSCKTTIDDIESKLRRIEEDPEGSGTKNLYDCMQGVNSIANRAFESLFERQAQAEKIRSVQGTIQRFRTLFNLPSAIRESISKGEYDLAVREYRKANSIVLPSHVGILKRVVGEVEKVMQEFKGMLYKSLEDPNIDLTNLENIVRLLLELEPESDPVWHYLNIQNHRIRGLLEKCSSDHEARMENLQNEMRAKASYDAKWRQIQQDLNHSSDIDSELLVMTGEQGDAFRGKYIRRLTAVVIHHVPAFWKVSVSVFSGKFAKASQVSSDSNVNASAKRTEEKVGDGKYCSHSLDEVAGMLQSTLAAYGSEVQNTFRDLEESNILCPYMSDAIKEISKACRAFEAKESAPPVAVTALRTLQSEVTKINVLRLCSWMRTTTEKITKDETWIPVSILERNRSPYTISSLPLAFRSIITFAMDQINTMIQSLRNEAMKLEDIFLLLQEIQESVRLAFLNCLLNFAGQLGHTGNQLLNEHDRESAHFQNGHAEPEDKSSDPLPGSIVNPHRQLLMVVSNIGYFKDELAHELYSKYRRTWQQSRGKDEEDADMQDLIASFSGFEENVLEQYTLAKRNLFRTAAVNYLLESGVQWGAAPAVKGVRDAAVDLLHTLVAVHAEVFAGCKPLLDKTLGILVEGLIDTFLSLFHENQETDFTVLDVNGFCQLMLEGTELDRSCSLMTNCMALTLIDCMA